A single genomic interval of bacterium harbors:
- a CDS encoding DUF4804 domain-containing protein, with the protein MFEGFINFLTSVGNLIGSAATTVARTIRVVALSIFFSQNSDNQKKPPVVKTEIEEVVNVDQQKQQQEEQQKQERLKKAQLEEKRLKQEQQLKEEKEAQEQQRLAEERRLAEEQKQKDEQEAERLEQERLAKLPQSTKEFNAIIQTIQKSGINDLLQGNNHPQRYLKKLPENRSAQFEKDFVAAYKAQELVYDNRLNDLIADFLGYIKRYGSDEEKNFFKTFTNKASKEWIFRLFEARNLTYLWNLGALYIRAKDPQYERTDNDPAVIARFKKDYNPLKDYITDEEQLLSPFVSVFGPTFFINDGARSNKAEFKANFDENDNCITKGYHAGLVGPSFERANNLEYRHMIITKEQNTTENGYGNKRNEGSKEAALNKIFEDFYELKTPFKTFDQACDDLNENPKQEDLIVLNPWQENRDEQIIFSRSLYEKRIKAVIVPFLDKVEKTAQSLKKQAILYTVGLGLGTWTKLPGDSTSCQLQNIPQESKIKSFINTYFDIKDTETTVNTLTLLGTCIQIEIYKKWFEQNKEKKMISDLVFGYMGWDSTFEEFQLNRKIFDNSEELLKKETVDKGFKINCGLWGSTNIICSTLNPSSNRFSTPEDQQNKIQVCAYAWDGNSFPGNEYWKGQGFLTWSGDPAAMASSLSPVLQNPMTNDTFQQKAKTGD; encoded by the coding sequence ATGTTTGAAGGGTTTATAAATTTTTTGACATCTGTTGGCAATCTTATCGGAAGCGCTGCTACAACTGTTGCCAGGACAATAAGAGTGGTCGCTCTGTCCATCTTCTTTAGCCAAAATTCTGATAATCAAAAAAAACCACCAGTTGTTAAAACTGAAATAGAAGAAGTGGTAAACGTAGACCAACAAAAACAACAACAAGAAGAACAACAGAAACAAGAAAGACTAAAAAAAGCACAACTGGAAGAAAAAAGACTAAAACAAGAACAACAATTAAAAGAAGAAAAAGAAGCACAAGAACAACAAAGGCTAGCTGAAGAACGACGGTTAGCAGAAGAACAAAAACAGAAAGACGAACAAGAAGCAGAACGGTTAGAACAGGAGCGACTCGCAAAGCTTCCCCAATCAACAAAAGAATTCAATGCTATCATCCAAACGATTCAAAAATCTGGCATCAATGATCTTTTACAGGGGAATAACCATCCGCAAAGATACTTGAAAAAACTCCCAGAAAATCGAAGCGCTCAATTTGAAAAAGATTTTGTGGCCGCGTACAAGGCGCAAGAACTTGTTTATGACAATCGTCTAAATGATCTCATTGCGGACTTTTTAGGGTACATAAAGAGATATGGGTCTGACGAGGAAAAAAACTTTTTCAAAACTTTTACAAATAAAGCATCCAAAGAATGGATTTTTCGGCTTTTTGAAGCAAGAAATCTAACGTACCTGTGGAATCTTGGAGCATTGTATATCAGAGCCAAAGACCCTCAATATGAACGCACTGACAATGATCCAGCTGTGATTGCTCGATTCAAAAAAGATTATAACCCATTAAAAGATTATATCACCGACGAGGAGCAGCTCCTATCTCCGTTTGTGTCCGTTTTTGGTCCCACTTTTTTTATCAATGATGGGGCACGATCAAACAAGGCAGAATTTAAAGCGAACTTTGATGAAAATGATAATTGCATTACAAAAGGTTATCACGCAGGGCTGGTCGGACCATCATTTGAAAGAGCAAATAACCTTGAATATCGTCATATGATAATCACCAAAGAACAAAATACAACGGAAAATGGGTATGGTAACAAGCGAAACGAAGGAAGCAAAGAAGCAGCATTGAACAAGATTTTTGAAGACTTTTATGAGTTGAAAACACCATTTAAAACCTTTGACCAAGCATGCGATGATTTAAACGAAAACCCAAAGCAGGAAGATTTGATTGTACTTAATCCATGGCAGGAAAATCGTGATGAACAGATTATTTTTTCACGATCACTTTATGAAAAACGTATTAAAGCTGTTATTGTGCCATTTTTAGATAAAGTAGAGAAAACTGCGCAAAGTCTAAAAAAACAGGCTATTCTTTATACCGTTGGACTTGGTTTGGGGACCTGGACAAAACTTCCAGGGGATTCAACCTCTTGCCAATTGCAAAATATACCTCAAGAATCAAAGATTAAAAGCTTCATTAATACATACTTTGACATAAAAGATACTGAAACAACGGTTAACACACTTACCTTGCTTGGCACATGTATTCAGATAGAGATTTATAAAAAATGGTTTGAACAGAACAAAGAGAAAAAGATGATTTCAGATCTTGTTTTTGGATACATGGGATGGGATAGCACGTTTGAAGAGTTTCAATTAAACAGAAAGATCTTTGATAACTCTGAAGAATTACTTAAAAAAGAAACTGTGGATAAAGGATTCAAAATAAATTGTGGCCTTTGGGGTTCTACTAACATTATATGCAGTACATTAAACCCGTCATCAAATAGATTTTCTACGCCTGAAGATCAACAAAATAAAATACAGGTTTGTGCGTACGCATGGGATGGTAATTCATTTCCTGGAAACGAGTATTGGAAGGGGCAAGGATTTCTTACATGGTCAGGCGATCCGGCAGCAATGGCATCATCATTATCACCAGTGCTTCAAAATCCAATGACTAATGACACATTTCAGCAGAAGGCTAAAACAGGCGATTAA
- the atpE gene encoding ATP synthase F0 subunit C yields MDVNNIFYAKAAAFIGSAIAMGLGSIGPALGQGLIGMKACEGLAKEKDPEVAGKIRTTMLIAMAMVETSAIYCLLVALLLLFAGKNMA; encoded by the coding sequence ATGGATGTCAACAATATTTTTTATGCAAAAGCAGCAGCTTTCATAGGATCAGCAATTGCAATGGGACTTGGTAGCATTGGACCTGCTTTGGGCCAAGGTTTAATTGGCATGAAAGCATGTGAAGGACTGGCAAAAGAAAAAGATCCAGAGGTAGCCGGAAAAATAAGAACTACCATGTTAATAGCAATGGCAATGGTAGAAACTTCGGCAATTTATTGCCTACTAGTTGCACTTCTTCTGTTGTTTGCAGGTAAAAATATGGCCTAA
- a CDS encoding metallophosphoesterase, with product MIIPEDCTLHIIGDVHAAAESIQSIMQNFIKEGIMDENWKLKDPAKHKVILMGDLVDKGWHTIETLIFLSHFKAVNKEESVLVLRGNHDDLSFHYSNGWNSNGWTSESFVNELQARMPALFEDKTPTDQGLRLLNKIDNFFSKMVCLYLLKKNKNNYDVLQFFHAAPDPVYHPKALFEHAIKRGENRLAFEIYSNNIFNDQSSEIKQHKEYKSTYFNEESIEKMKNAQATEPWFSFVSFLWGSLEKNDENLFFQYTAKGGPQIKCNEQMIKDLRKEQRCTINGAEFSIKAMIRGHQHCYSHKIDKDRHDYNDTMTIMENIIKDGYSHWLSENNSNCFSDDEANIFTVPPLISNLYGAPSNVHRQDGVVQPGLHELRITKITTFDKLESVMVQ from the coding sequence ATGATTATACCTGAAGATTGCACCTTGCATATTATTGGAGATGTACACGCAGCAGCAGAATCGATACAAAGCATTATGCAAAACTTCATAAAAGAAGGGATAATGGATGAAAATTGGAAATTAAAAGATCCAGCAAAACATAAAGTCATTCTTATGGGAGATCTTGTTGATAAGGGTTGGCATACTATCGAAACGCTCATTTTTCTATCCCATTTTAAAGCCGTCAATAAAGAAGAATCTGTTTTAGTTCTGCGAGGCAACCACGATGACCTTTCTTTTCACTACTCTAATGGTTGGAACTCTAATGGTTGGACATCCGAGTCATTTGTAAATGAACTTCAGGCTCGCATGCCAGCCCTTTTTGAAGATAAAACACCAACAGACCAAGGACTAAGGTTGCTCAATAAAATTGATAATTTTTTTTCGAAAATGGTCTGTCTTTATCTTTTGAAGAAAAACAAAAATAACTACGATGTATTACAGTTTTTTCATGCAGCACCTGATCCGGTATACCATCCAAAAGCACTGTTTGAGCATGCCATCAAGCGTGGCGAAAATAGATTAGCATTTGAAATATATTCGAATAACATTTTCAATGATCAAAGCTCAGAAATAAAACAACATAAAGAATACAAAAGTACATACTTTAATGAGGAGTCAATTGAAAAAATGAAAAACGCTCAAGCAACTGAGCCCTGGTTTTCTTTTGTAAGCTTTTTGTGGGGCAGCTTAGAAAAAAATGACGAAAACCTTTTTTTTCAATATACAGCCAAGGGTGGACCACAGATCAAATGTAACGAGCAGATGATAAAGGATTTACGAAAAGAACAGCGTTGCACGATTAATGGCGCTGAGTTTAGCATCAAAGCAATGATTCGAGGTCATCAACATTGCTACAGCCACAAAATAGACAAAGACAGACATGACTACAATGATACCATGACCATCATGGAGAATATCATAAAGGATGGTTATTCGCATTGGCTTTCTGAAAACAACAGCAACTGTTTTTCTGACGATGAAGCCAATATTTTCACTGTGCCGCCATTGATTTCAAATTTATATGGCGCACCGTCAAATGTACATAGACAAGATGGCGTAGTTCAACCAGGGTTACATGAGCTGCGCATTACCAAAATTACCACCTTTGACAAACTTGAATCGGTTATGGTTCAGTAA
- a CDS encoding F0F1 ATP synthase subunit delta, with protein sequence MQLTSSLFQLINLYAQAYIATSDRSLLNEALCIKFEKATKNISKNHMLLSLFGVFFENHESIKAKAVELIVQTYDLPKNINSLGKLLIQKNRLELLPHILKKIITMIHVSENSMHMNITTSHSCNKENVELLIKSFEKKTGKTIVCHWSIDSDLIAGIRAQSATHLWESSIRKKLNSFTTTLKK encoded by the coding sequence ATGCAATTAACTTCTTCCTTATTTCAGTTGATTAATCTTTATGCACAAGCCTATATTGCAACTTCAGATCGATCACTTCTTAATGAAGCCCTGTGCATCAAATTTGAAAAAGCAACTAAAAATATTTCCAAAAATCATATGTTATTATCATTATTTGGCGTCTTTTTTGAAAATCACGAAAGCATAAAAGCAAAAGCTGTTGAACTTATCGTTCAAACCTACGATCTTCCAAAAAATATAAATAGTTTGGGTAAATTACTTATACAAAAAAATAGACTAGAGCTCTTGCCACATATTTTAAAAAAAATCATAACAATGATTCACGTAAGTGAAAATAGTATGCATATGAATATTACAACTTCTCACTCCTGTAATAAAGAAAATGTCGAACTGCTGATCAAGAGTTTTGAAAAAAAAACAGGCAAAACTATTGTATGTCACTGGTCAATAGATTCAGATCTTATTGCAGGTATTCGAGCACAAAGCGCTACACATTTATGGGAAAGTTCTATCAGAAAAAAATTGAACTCCTTTACAACCACTTTAAAAAAATAA
- a CDS encoding F0F1 ATP synthase subunit alpha, with the protein MEIQVTDLSSLFEQALQNLPEDTLEEIGIVIKVGDNICRAHGLTNVLLNELVTFEGGNTGMVFQLESDSVAIFLFSNTIPVAELEVVKRTGTVFQIGVGKHLLGRVLNALAEPIDGGHAIQKDEWRSIEAAIPGIIDRSPVNESLETGILSVDALFPIGKGQRELIIGNRGTGKTSIAIDTILHQKGKNVICIYVAIGLRQANVARTITLLEQQGALAYTIIVNAQAGDAVLNQYVTPYVGCTIAEFFRDQGKDVLIVYDDLNNHAVAFREMSLLLRRAPGREAYPGDVFYLHSRLLERAGKLKRGGSIAALPIVQIQGDDITSYIPTNLISITDGQIFLDTQLFNQGIFPAVNTELSVSRVGRAAQTNAIKKMTRALRLELAQYHDLAAFAQFGTELDEVSRKQLLRGKLIVELLKQSEHCTYSFVDSTLQLFLLKENVLDTIDPKQAHNFATQFVSYVKSVYKNIYDTIERTADVSHETQQHLGTVAQEFCKIFVNM; encoded by the coding sequence ATGGAAATTCAGGTAACAGATTTAAGTTCTTTATTTGAACAGGCATTGCAGAACCTGCCTGAAGATACCTTAGAAGAAATAGGTATTGTTATTAAAGTTGGTGATAATATCTGCAGAGCTCATGGTTTAACCAATGTATTATTAAATGAACTTGTTACCTTTGAAGGTGGCAACACAGGAATGGTCTTTCAACTTGAATCAGACTCAGTCGCAATCTTTCTCTTTTCAAACACAATTCCTGTTGCAGAACTTGAAGTAGTCAAGCGAACCGGAACAGTGTTTCAGATAGGTGTAGGAAAGCATTTACTGGGCCGTGTTTTAAATGCACTTGCAGAACCGATCGATGGTGGACATGCAATTCAAAAAGATGAATGGCGATCAATTGAAGCTGCAATTCCAGGAATTATAGACCGTTCGCCGGTTAATGAATCGTTAGAAACAGGTATATTAAGCGTCGATGCATTGTTTCCAATTGGAAAAGGCCAAAGAGAGCTCATTATCGGCAACAGAGGCACCGGAAAAACATCGATTGCTATTGATACTATTTTGCATCAAAAAGGCAAAAATGTTATCTGTATTTATGTTGCAATTGGCTTGAGACAGGCGAATGTAGCACGTACCATAACATTACTTGAACAACAAGGCGCATTGGCGTATACCATTATCGTCAATGCTCAAGCAGGCGATGCCGTTTTGAATCAATATGTCACACCATATGTTGGATGCACAATTGCAGAATTTTTCAGAGATCAAGGTAAAGACGTTTTGATTGTCTACGATGACCTGAATAATCATGCAGTCGCTTTTCGTGAAATGTCTTTGCTGCTACGACGAGCACCAGGACGCGAGGCGTACCCAGGAGACGTTTTCTATTTACATTCCCGATTATTGGAACGTGCAGGCAAACTAAAGCGGGGCGGATCTATTGCAGCGCTGCCGATTGTCCAGATCCAAGGGGATGACATCACCTCTTATATTCCAACCAATCTCATTTCAATTACCGATGGACAGATATTTTTGGACACACAGCTTTTTAATCAAGGTATTTTTCCAGCGGTAAACACAGAACTTTCAGTCTCACGTGTCGGTCGAGCAGCACAAACGAATGCGATTAAAAAAATGACTCGTGCACTCAGACTTGAACTTGCGCAATATCATGACCTGGCAGCCTTTGCACAGTTTGGCACTGAACTTGACGAAGTATCACGCAAACAGCTTTTACGCGGCAAACTGATCGTTGAACTTTTGAAGCAGAGCGAGCACTGCACCTATTCATTTGTTGACAGTACACTACAGCTTTTTTTATTAAAAGAGAACGTTTTAGATACGATTGATCCAAAACAGGCACATAATTTTGCAACACAGTTTGTCAGTTACGTAAAATCGGTATACAAAAATATCTATGATACCATCGAGCGGACAGCGGACGTTTCACACGAAACACAACAACACCTTGGGACCGTTGCACAAGAGTTTTGCAAAATATTTGTCAATATGTAA